From Thalassotalea psychrophila:
ATTAGCGTCAGCACTTTCTTGTCCAGTTGGTTTTAAAAATGGTACTGATGGTAACGTAAAAATTGCTATTGATGCTATTCAGGCATCTAGTGTGCCACACGTTTTATATTCTCCGGATAAAACTGGACAAATGTGTATTTATCGCACTACAGGTAATCCATTTGCCCATATAATATTACGTGGTGGCAAAGTTCCAAATTACTCTTTAGATGATGTAAACAGTGCTTGTGGAAAGCTTAATGACGCAAACCTAACACCTAGTATTATGATTGATTGTAGTCACGGTAATAGTGATAAAGATCACCGTAAACAAGTAAATGTTGCCCTAGATTTAGCTGAACAAATTAAAGCTGGTTCTACTGGGGTATTTGGTGTGATGATTGAAAGCTTCTTAGTAGAAGGCAACCAAAAAGTCATTGCTGAGCAGGAACTTGTGTATGGCCAAAGTATTACCGATGCTTGCGTTAACTTAGAGCAAAGCGAACAAATACTTAATATATTGCAACAAGCCATTCAAACTCGGTAACTAACATAAGTCAAACTGCATTTGTTGATAACACTCAGGGGATCAACAAATGTACGCTCTTAAAATGCCTACATTCATTTGATATATAAATCATTTATAACAACGTTAATAAATATTATAACAAAATACCAGCTGCCCCTTTATTTTTTAGAACGAATCGTTATAATCAAACTTCTTGTCGGAGTGCCAAAGTAACCACTGGTTATTTAGCTGAGATCGCATTTGCGGGATCCGTAGAACCTGTTCAGGTTAACACCTGCGAAGGAAACAAGGGGAGCGAAATATAGAATTCACCCTAAAATGTCTATTCTATCTCTACATTCTTACCTTTCTACACTCCGTCTTTTGTAATACCAATTCCAATAATTATCGTGACTTGGTAATAACTAATATTTATACAAAAGGCTTTTTAAATGAACAAACCTACTCGTCGTGAACGCCGTCAATCGGCTGAGCTGTTTTTATCTGATTTAAATAAACTTTCATTTCCCAACAGCAAAAAGATATACATCAACGGTGATATTCATCCAATTAAAGTTGGCATGCGCGAGATAGCCGTGGCAGACACCTTTGTTGGAGGCAGTGAAGAAAATCCAATTCTGGAGCCTAATGAAAGTATCCCTGTTTATGATACGTCAGGACCTTTTACAGACCCAGATATCAGTATTGATGTGCATAAAGGTTTGCCAAAATTACGAGCAGCTTGGATAAATCAACGTAATGATACCGAAGAGCTATCCAATGCTTCATCTGGTTATAGTCAGCAGCGCCTGTCTGACGAAGGCCTAGACCACATCAGGTTTGAGAGTTTACCTAAAGTAAAACGAGCTAAAACAGGCAAAAACGTTACCCAGATGCATTATGCACGCAAAGGTATTATAACCCCGGAAATGGAATACATTGCTATACGAGAAAACTTAAAACTAGCTTCACTTTCCGATGAAGTATTGCTACAGCAACATAAAGGTCAGGGGTTTGGCGCACAAATACCCGAACAAATCACTGCTGAGTTTGTTCGCGAAGAAGTTGCCAGGGGTCGTGCTATTATTCCAGCCAACATTAATCACCCTGAAGCAGAGCCAATGATCATTGGCCGTAATTTTTTAATTAAAGTTAATGCTAATATTGGTAATTCAGCGGTTTCTTCATCTATTGAAGAAGAAGTAGAAAAACTTGTTTGGTCAACCAAATGGGGGGCAGACACAGTAATGGACTTATCTACGGGGCGTTACATCCATGAAACCCGCGAATGGATCATTCGTAACTCCCCTGTCCCTATTGGTACCGTGCCTATTTACCAAGCGTTAGAAAAAGTAAACGGTATTGCCGAAGACTTAACTTGGGAAGTATTTCGCGACACCCTTATTGAACAAGCAGAGCAAGGTGTTGATTATTTCACGATACACGCTGGGGTTTTATTACGATATGTGCCAATGACGGCTAAGCGCTTAACTGGCATTGTGTCTCGTGGCGGCTCGATTATGGCTAAATGGTGTTTGGCTCATCATCAAGAGAATTTTTTGTATACCCATTTTGAAGAAATTTGTGAGATATGTAAGCGTTATGATGTGTCTTTCTCTTTAGGTGACGGTTTACGTCCTGGCTCAATTCAAGATGCCAATGATGAAGCTCAGTTTAGTGAATTACGCACGTTAGGCGAGTTGACTAAAATTGCTTGGCAACATGATGTACAAGTGATCATCGAAGGCCCTGGTCATGTACCTCTGCATATGATCAAAACCAATATGGAAGAACAAATTGAGCATTGCGGCGAAGCGCCATTTTATACGCTAGGCCCTCTAACGACTGATATTGCTCCGGGATATGATCACATAACCTCTGGCATAGGTGCAGCCAATATTGGTTGGTATGGCTGTGCAATGCTTTGTTATGTTACGCCAAAAGAGCATTTAGGTTTACCTAATAAAGAAGATGTTAAAGAAGGCTTAATTACTTATAAAATTGCCGCCCATGCTGGTGATTTAGCTAAAGGTCACCCCGGCGCCCAAATTCGTGACAATGCATTGTCAAAAGCTCGGTTTGAATTTAGATGGGTAGACCAGTTTAATTTGGGTTTAGATCCAGACAGAGCTCGAGAATATCACGATGAAACCTTGCCGCAAGAATCTGGTAAAGTCGCCCATTTTTGCTCTATGTGCGGGCCAAAATTCTGCTCGATGAAAATTAGCCAAGATGTTCGTGACTATGCAGCAAAGCTTGAACGGAATGAGCTAATCACCATTAAAATGCTTGATGAAACAGTCACCTTTAATAAAGCTGAACTTGAACAAGGCATGGCTGAAAAATCGGTTGAATTTAAAAGCACCGGTAGTGAAATTTATCACCAAGTTAAATAAGGCCAAATGTCGTGAGTAGCAAACATATCGCAATTATTGGTGCTGGTTTACTTGGTCGTTTAACGGCTTTAACGCTTACTGAACAAGGCTATCAAGTAACATTATTAGATAAAGATAATAAATTGGGCCAACAAAGTGCAGCTTACGCTGCTGCGGGTTTGCTAACACCATTAGGCGAAGCAATGCACAGTGATGCCAGTATTGTTGAAATGGGCTTTGAATCATTGCAACTTTGGCCGAAGTTATTAGCCAAGTTAGATGGTTATACCTACTTTCAACAAACCGGTAGTATCATCGTAAGTCACGAGCAAGACATTGGTGATTACCAACGTTTTGCTCGTTTCTTACAAACACACTATCCTCAGCATCCGTTGCAAACGTTAAACCGACAGCAGTTATTGCAGTTAGAGCCGGAGCTGGGCCGCAGTTTCAAGCAAGGTATTTATTTACCAGAAGAAGGACAAATTGGAAATCGAAAGTTACTTGTTGCCTTGCAGCAACAACTAGAAAAATTGAATGTTTCATGGATTGAACATGCCGATGTCACTTCAATATCTGATGAAAGTACCATTTGTACACTCGGTTATAAATCCGCTGACAAACATCAAACGCTTGATTGCAATCTTATTATAGATTGTCGTGGTAGTGGTGCACGGCTAAATACCAGCCACAACGATGCATTTCCTCTGCAAGATTTACGCGGTGTTCGTGGTGAATTGTTCCAGTTGTTTGCTCCAGAAGTAAAGTTACAACGCCCTATTCGCTTAATGCACCCTCGTTACCAACTCTATATTGCCCCTAAAACCAAAGGCTTTTATGTTGTTGGCGCAACTGAAATTGAAAGCGATGACTGTTCAGCGATGACCGTACGTTCGTCACTTGAATTGTTGAGCGCAGCATACAGTGTACATCCTGGTTTTGCTGAAGCTAATATCCGTCAGCATGTTACTCAGTTGCGACCGGCATTTAGTGATAACAAACCACAAATAAGCGTATCTAAACGATTAATACAGGTTAATGGCCTATATCGTCATGGTTTTTTAATTGCGCCAGTCGTGTTGGAGCAAGTAATGCAGGCTGTAGCTCAAAGGTACGATACTAAACATAACACGGCACAGAGCTGTAAATTTCAACAGCTATTACCAATAAGAAGTGATAATGAAATTATACATTAATGGTCAATCATTCCCTCTGACCAAAAATGGGAATACCCTTGAGCAAGCCATAAACCAATATATGGATAGTCAAAACAAATCGTTGGATTTAAGCTTTGCCGTTGCTTTAAACGGAAATTTTATTAGCAAAGATGATTATGCTCAAACCAAGTTAAATGACGGCGATAGCATCGATGTGTTATTTCCGATCCAAGGAGGGTGACAAATGTCGTTAACGATATACGGTCAACAACTTAACAGTAGATTATTAATTGGCAGCGCTCTTTATCCCTCTCCTGAAATAATGAAGCAAGCTATATTAGCCAGTGGCTCACAAGTGGTGACTTTGTCACTTAAAAGGCAAAACCCAAGCGAACTCAGTGGCGCAAAAAATTGGCAATACATCCAAGATATTGTTAAGCAAACAAACGGTTTTTTATTGCCAAATACTGCAGGTTGTAAAACCACTAAAGAAGCCGTTACCTTAGCAAAAATGAGCCGTGAATTATTTAATACTGATTGGAT
This genomic window contains:
- the thiO gene encoding glycine oxidase ThiO; the protein is MSSKHIAIIGAGLLGRLTALTLTEQGYQVTLLDKDNKLGQQSAAYAAAGLLTPLGEAMHSDASIVEMGFESLQLWPKLLAKLDGYTYFQQTGSIIVSHEQDIGDYQRFARFLQTHYPQHPLQTLNRQQLLQLEPELGRSFKQGIYLPEEGQIGNRKLLVALQQQLEKLNVSWIEHADVTSISDESTICTLGYKSADKHQTLDCNLIIDCRGSGARLNTSHNDAFPLQDLRGVRGELFQLFAPEVKLQRPIRLMHPRYQLYIAPKTKGFYVVGATEIESDDCSAMTVRSSLELLSAAYSVHPGFAEANIRQHVTQLRPAFSDNKPQISVSKRLIQVNGLYRHGFLIAPVVLEQVMQAVAQRYDTKHNTAQSCKFQQLLPIRSDNEIIH
- the thiC gene encoding phosphomethylpyrimidine synthase ThiC encodes the protein MNKPTRRERRQSAELFLSDLNKLSFPNSKKIYINGDIHPIKVGMREIAVADTFVGGSEENPILEPNESIPVYDTSGPFTDPDISIDVHKGLPKLRAAWINQRNDTEELSNASSGYSQQRLSDEGLDHIRFESLPKVKRAKTGKNVTQMHYARKGIITPEMEYIAIRENLKLASLSDEVLLQQHKGQGFGAQIPEQITAEFVREEVARGRAIIPANINHPEAEPMIIGRNFLIKVNANIGNSAVSSSIEEEVEKLVWSTKWGADTVMDLSTGRYIHETREWIIRNSPVPIGTVPIYQALEKVNGIAEDLTWEVFRDTLIEQAEQGVDYFTIHAGVLLRYVPMTAKRLTGIVSRGGSIMAKWCLAHHQENFLYTHFEEICEICKRYDVSFSLGDGLRPGSIQDANDEAQFSELRTLGELTKIAWQHDVQVIIEGPGHVPLHMIKTNMEEQIEHCGEAPFYTLGPLTTDIAPGYDHITSGIGAANIGWYGCAMLCYVTPKEHLGLPNKEDVKEGLITYKIAAHAGDLAKGHPGAQIRDNALSKARFEFRWVDQFNLGLDPDRAREYHDETLPQESGKVAHFCSMCGPKFCSMKISQDVRDYAAKLERNELITIKMLDETVTFNKAELEQGMAEKSVEFKSTGSEIYHQVK
- a CDS encoding 3-deoxy-7-phosphoheptulonate synthase, whose translation is MTIRTDEFRTSLIDHLVSPAQLARDIPLSDKNAQHIIDSRNTIENIISGKDKRLLVIIGPCSIHDTSAALDYAEKLKVLHEQYIDDLYIVMRVYFEKPRTTVGWKGLISDPDLDKSFNVEKGLHLARNLLMQINDIGLPTATEFLDMVTGQYISDLISWGAIGARTTESQVHRELASALSCPVGFKNGTDGNVKIAIDAIQASSVPHVLYSPDKTGQMCIYRTTGNPFAHIILRGGKVPNYSLDDVNSACGKLNDANLTPSIMIDCSHGNSDKDHRKQVNVALDLAEQIKAGSTGVFGVMIESFLVEGNQKVIAEQELVYGQSITDACVNLEQSEQILNILQQAIQTR
- the thiS gene encoding sulfur carrier protein ThiS, which encodes MKLYINGQSFPLTKNGNTLEQAINQYMDSQNKSLDLSFAVALNGNFISKDDYAQTKLNDGDSIDVLFPIQGG